A stretch of the Chelonia mydas isolate rCheMyd1 chromosome 5, rCheMyd1.pri.v2, whole genome shotgun sequence genome encodes the following:
- the CREB3 gene encoding cyclic AMP-responsive element-binding protein 3, which produces MSCPEEVVASADDELLSFLLTDDAPCAEFSGDEANLLGDWGLLEPELLNDKEVEDFLSSLLSPFEEGPSALQGHSPLNSDSGISEDQNPFPSPSSWDASPARDLTCSPLSSDIVQVDHSYSLHQDRAVLESVRADTAEGDISIDLDMWGDLGSTEETLVEEQSFSFPVAVPMDDFVPGTPMQFGFPELILTEEEKQLLEREGVSLPSHLPLTKAEERLLKRVRRKIRNRQSALDSRRRKKVYVDGLESRVVTCTAQNHELQKKVQLLQKENMSLLEQLRRLQALVRQSSTKTTTASTCVMVLLLSFCLVLSPSLYPLGARVQQEGFRGVLSRQIREYPSDTAHFQAAAAQQAEGPETRGERTMEGLALESEMAPQPGSLNHSRDGGQSPPKAEHGSAINSNSSSDPPPGASSELGPPHQQPEQLPGKGPLHSAQPSAWGAKKQEWVERTTSVVIQPHRADEM; this is translated from the exons ATGTCGTGCCCAGAAGAGGTGGTTGCCTCTGCAGATGACGAGCTGCTCAGCTTCCTCCTGACGGATGATGCTCCCTGTGCAGAGTTCTCAGGGGACGAAGCCAACCTGCTGGGAGACTGGGGTCTGCTGGAGCCCGAG ctcctgaatGACAAGGAGGTGGAGGACTTTCTcagctccctgctgagcccctttgAAGAGGGGCCGAGTGCCTTGCAGGGTCACTCGCCTCTCAACAGTGATAGCGGCATCTCAGAGGACCagaatcccttccccagccccagcagctgggacGCGTCTCCAGCCAGGGACCTCACCTGCAGCCCTTTGAGCTCTGACATCGTGCAGGTTGATCACAGCTACTCCCTCCATCAGGACAGGGCGGTGCTGGAGAGCGTGAGAGCAGACACAGCAGAAGGAGACATCTCCATTGACCTCG ATATGTGGGGGGACTTGGGAAGTACAGAGGAGACGCTGGTCGAGGAGCAGAGTTTCAGCTTCCCGGTTGCTGTGCCCATGGATGACTTCGTGCCTGGGACCCCCATGCAG TTCGGTTTCCCGGAACTGATCCtgacagaagaggagaaacaGCTTCTGGAGAGAGAGGGTGTCTCCTTGCCATCCCACCTGCCCCTGACCAAG GCTGAGGAGCGGCTCCTAAAGAGAGTCCGTCGAAAGATCCGGAACAGGCAGTCGGCCCTGGACAGTCGGCGCAGGAAGAAGGTCTATGTGGATGGCTTGGAGAGCAG GGTTGTCACCTGCACGGCGCAGAACCAcgagctgcagaagaaggtgcagctgctgcagaaggagAACAT GTCATTGCTCGAGCAGCTACGGAGGCTCCAGGCCCTGGTGAGACAGTCCTCGACCAAAACCACCACCGCCAGCACCTGCGTCATG GTCCTGCTCCTGTCCTTCTGCCTCGTTCTCTCACCCAGTCTCTATCCGCTCGGAGCCAGAGTACAGCAGGAGGGGTTCCGAGGAG TGCTGTCTCGTCAGATCCGGGAGTATCCGAGTGACACGGCCCACTTTcaggcagcagctgcccagcaggcagaGGGGCCTGAAACACGGGGGGAGCGCACAATGGAGGGACTGGCCCTGGAATCTGAGATGGCCCCGCAGCCAGGCAGCCTCAATCACTCCCGGGATGGGGGACAGAGCCCACCCAAGGCGGAGCATGGCTCTGCCATCAACAGTAACTCATCCTCCGACCCACCGCCAGGAGCCAGCTCTGAGCTGGGtcccccccaccagcagccagagCAGCTTCCTGGGAAGGGCCCCCTGCACTCTGCGCAGCCATCAGCCTGGGGGGCCAAGAAGCAGGAGTGGGTGGAGCGCACCACCAGCGTCGTGATCCAGCCGCACCGTGCAGATGAGATGTGA